From the Helianthus annuus cultivar XRQ/B chromosome 17, HanXRQr2.0-SUNRISE, whole genome shotgun sequence genome, the window tttaggctcaagctcgggctcgataaggctcggctcgattcgatctttttctcgagccgatctcgagtcgCTCGcaagccgctcggctcgtttgcacccctaatcaCTATATTtaattaggctatagggtgtggtcatgaccctcatgaccaccatgatcCTCCACATAGGCACCATGTCATCCATCTTTAATTCATCAtttaaaaccactaccctaagggtgtggtcatgacccaaaccactatcccctttattttttttaatttatttttctctTAAAATTTTCAAATGGGAGGGTCGTGGCAATAGTGATTTAATCCATGGGAACCACCATCAATCAAGGAGGGGGGGTGGTATACCATTTAATTAATGGTCCTATGTGGAAATAATGTTCCAATCCATGACCCCCACACCCCATAGCCTTATATGACAGCTATGGTTGTTGCAAACGGTATAAAACAACCTATTTTTAAGGAATGTGGCATGATTAGAGATTTTTTCGGCAAGAACAATCAAACCCCGACTAAAAGTAAGTCGATTCAAAGCTACTCGACCTAGAGTTCCGGTTTTCTTTTTAGTTAAGGTATTcatctttttttgtttttgatcgaTGTAAAACACAACTTTATATATTGGGTTACACGACTTTATTTTTTAGGTTACATCGGACAATTTTTTGTAGGTTACATCGGACAATTTTTTGTAATAAAACAActatatgtaattttttttgtatCATAAATTATACCGAGTACCACTACCATAACGAACCGAGTTGTGTACAAAGTGATGCAAGTTTTTTTGTATCTGATATACCGGTAACGAAACGAACCAAACCAATACCCGACCGAACGCCAGTACTGGTATCCGTATCGATACCAGTATTTGTTGTTTAGGTTTTTAATCGATGTAACATATTTGGTTTCTTTTAAAAAATAATGTTTTATAATATTTCTAATACACCTTTGCGACGCACTTACTTGTATCTACGTTTCGAtacaaattttatttaaaaccaaACCGCCGCAATGCGAATATAACAACAAACAAATACATTCGTTACTAATATCAACTAATTTGTCTTAACATGAGAATACATATTACAAGTTTTTCAATCTTACCACACTCTTTGGACCTTCTAACCAAATATATGACTCTATAAACTGCACAGGTACAAAACAAAGCATGTTAATCTTCATTGTCAAGAGGCATCCCAGATGAATGACCAAACTGCTGTGTGGTCAAATAAAGTGATTGCTGCTGCTGTGGTGGCGGCTGGTGATGGAATGGCGGCCTAATACTTGACTCAAGTATTTGGTGAGTTAACCCCATGCCCACTCGTTGCTTTTTCACGGACCGTTCCCCTATTGATGAACCCGAGTCGGGTGTTAAGGGCTCACGTCTTTCAGTAATGGCAGGAGCTGCTGGGGTCATGGGATCAGTTACACTTTTGGATTCGTCAGCAGCGCCAGGTGCATCAGCTAGAACACCACCCAGTCTCTGTTGCTCTTCAATGATCTTCTTCAAGTACTTCCCTTGGGCTTCGATCCGTAACTGAAGCTGTTTTTGCACCTATTGTAGTTTCGTTGTTAGTGAGTATCAAGTATCTAAAACAAATTAAACTATTCTTTAAACAAGAAAAGAATCGTATATTACTAGTAGATAATGTAAAGAAGTTAGAATAATACCTCCAATTGCTCATGCAGTCGCTTTTGCACCTCCATTTGCAGCTTGAGTTGTTCAGTAATCTGCAACccactgcaaaaaaaaaaaaaaaaaaaattgtaagcCTTCAACGGTTGAATATGCAAAACCAACATTATCTTAACTAACACGGCAAAACAATACGAGATGAGTTCATAGACTTACGATGACCCGTCCAAACTAGAAAGCATGTCACCCGATTCTTTCTGGTCAAACGCTTTTCCTTGTATTAGCAATTTTAACAAAAAAGTCAGCACACTTTTCTTTTAGAATGTATAAATGGAGGCTGTTATTACCTAATAAAAAATGATATCAGCTAACGCTTTAGTAATATTACAGAATACCTTCAGAAGAGGAATCCGGGAGGTACTTTGCCAGCCGATATTTCTGTATAAATAATAGGGATTCAAACAAAGGGTATCCAACGATCGGggttatataaaaaaactagcaTGTGACCTACCTGCAAATGGCTCTTCACATGATAAATGGTTAGACCTTGAACACCCATGACTCTGAGCACACCTTTTGGAGTAGCTCCTGTACAGCCCTCAAAAGTCAGTCATTAACATATGATAATCGCAATTACTTAAAGAGTGAGTATCCTTAGATGGGTCGTTCGGGCCGACCTAGAGGGTGAGCCCATTTATgtttaaacactttttaaaaatatGTAAAACATAGTAATTTTCAAATTCAACGAATAAACTTAGAGTTGAGCAATGAGCATGATAGTAACTCACTATCGGGGCCACCGAGTTGTGCAACAGCATCGACAAATCGCTCATGAAGCTCATGAGTCCAACGGAGTCTTTGTTTAGAAGCTAGGCTAGGGGAGTTGTTGGAACCGTTCACCACATCCATATTACTTGCACCACTAGTTGAAACCCTATCCACGCATAATATGTTCTTGCAAGCTAAATAAAGTTCAGCCACCACCACCCTTTGCTTGATACACAAGTTATTCACCTAATTTAAAGTCATATAGAGTATATTATAAAAAGTTTAAAACTCAATCAGCATGTATTCTTAAAAGTAGGAATTTGAACTGCAAAGATAAATACAGTTGAACAAATTAGATTAAAACTGAGTGCATTAGCTGAAGAGAAAATCTCTCAACCTTGTAAGGAATTCACAGACGCTAAACAAACTTTGATAATTTCATTCCATAACATAAATCATAAAGCATGACTGGATCTACGCCTAGAAATTTATACACAACTTTAACAGAAAATGGCTTGATCTAAGCCTCGTAGCACAcataaatatattttttctttGGGATAACAAAGTATGTAATCTTGCTACAATGATGTGGGTAGACATTTCTGTTTCTATATTTAGTTTTAGGTTACAAAAGAATACGACTTTAAACAAATAAGCGTGAATATATTAAAGAGAGAATTGCAATTATTCTTAAGAAATTATAACTATTTCCCATAGTGTTTATTGCAATGCATACGTCAACCTTGAAAAAGCTTAGAACTGATGCTTGTTTAGAACACAATTGTTAGTGTTAGCATTAAAAACTTGAGGGAGATCAATACTAATGGATCCTTTATAGATTCAGATAGTATCTCCCATCTCCAACACACATAAATATATGTGTATAATAGCTTTATTGGGAGGATATTTATTAGCAATATCATCATTCATTATTGTTAGCTTTAATAGGAATGACGATCAGATAACAATAAGTGTAAGAAACAACGGATTATTAACCTTTGTTTTGCAGATGATCTTTTCTTATTTGCGAGAGGTGATGTTAATTCGGCCAAGTTTATTATGTCCTCTCTTACAAAGTTTACTAACATGTCTGGATTGGTGCCTAGTATTCAGAAGAGCACAGGGTTCTTTTGCAATGTGCCTACTCATGTCAAGGACCACATCTTAGATATTATGCCGTTTGAGGAGGGATCGTTGCCAGTTCGGTACTTGGGGGTTCCTCTCATCTCTTCTAGACTTCTTTATAAAGATTGCAGTGCCTTAGTTGAAAGGTTAGATCAACGTATTATGAGCTGGAGGAATAACCTTCTCTCTTTTGCTGGTAGAGTTCAACTTATTGATGGATGGGTTTAGGAATGTGATTTATATGTGTTTAATGTCTAATCTTATGCATATTTGGTTGTTTATATGTGTGGAATTGGATAACTATGAGAAAATGATGTTTTGTAGGTTAAATACGAAGATTGGATGAGTTTTGGGGAATGTTAATGGATTGAAAATGAAGATATTAtaagatggcatgatagagggttGAATTACAAagacgtgggcgaaaacggtgcgTAAAACGGAGCTAAAACAAAGAAATTATGAAGAAAACAATTTTGGCAGAATCTGCCGACTGTAAGCTACGGTTTACCAACTGTAGGCTACGGTTGGGTGCTGATATTTGGTCAGAATTTCAAAACTGTAAGCTACGGTTCCcaaaccgtagcctacggtttgGGTTACGGAAAAACGTGAATTTGAGGGATTTTATGATATATTAGGGTTGGCTAATGTGGGCAATCATAATCTATCATTCAAGGGTCGATCAAAGGCATAGGGGCACTCAAAGTTGAAGGTTTTTCA encodes:
- the LOC110926176 gene encoding myb family transcription factor PHL7 isoform X2; protein product: MDVVNGSNNSPSLASKQRLRWTHELHERFVDAVAQLGGPDRATPKGVLRVMGVQGLTIYHVKSHLQKYRLAKYLPDSSSEGKAFDQKESGDMLSSLDGSSGLQITEQLKLQMEVQKRLHEQLEVQKQLQLRIEAQGKYLKKIIEEQQRLGGVLADAPGAADESKSVTDPMTPAAPAITERREPLTPDSGSSIGERSVKKQRVGMGLTHQILESSIRPPFHHQPPPQQQQSLYLTTQQFGHSSGMPLDNED
- the LOC110926176 gene encoding myb family transcription factor PHL7 isoform X1: MEVNNLCIKQRVVVAELYLACKNILCVDRVSTSGASNMDVVNGSNNSPSLASKQRLRWTHELHERFVDAVAQLGGPDRATPKGVLRVMGVQGLTIYHVKSHLQKYRLAKYLPDSSSEGKAFDQKESGDMLSSLDGSSGLQITEQLKLQMEVQKRLHEQLEVQKQLQLRIEAQGKYLKKIIEEQQRLGGVLADAPGAADESKSVTDPMTPAAPAITERREPLTPDSGSSIGERSVKKQRVGMGLTHQILESSIRPPFHHQPPPQQQQSLYLTTQQFGHSSGMPLDNED